Part of the Musa acuminata AAA Group cultivar baxijiao chromosome BXJ3-10, Cavendish_Baxijiao_AAA, whole genome shotgun sequence genome, CTCAGCAATCGCATCCTTAATTGCTTCTACAAGACCCTTCTCCGGCGTTATCTCCTCTGGGTCATCGGCCACCTCGCTCGGAGGTCCCGCCGCTTCACCGCCCCAATCCTGATCCGAAGACGAAGAACCCCCGCCAGCAAGTTCATCTCCTCCAAGCCAATCTTCCCACGCTCGGCCCTCCGCATTTCTCGCATTCTCTTGTGCTTCACGGAGCTTAACGATCGCCTCGGCCCTGCTCTTCCATGCCTCAAATCTCTCATCCTCCGGCCCATCCTTCTCTCCGTAATCATCGCCTACCCCGTCGACGCCGAGCACATCCTCAGCACTCCAGCCGAACCAGCTCTCGTCGTCTCCGTCCGAGAAGAACTTCTGCCACCAAGATCTCTTCTTGGGGTACCCCTTGTCCTTACAATTTCCAATCATTCGGGAGGCGCTCCGCCGTCGCCGACTCCGCTGAATAACAAAAGCAAGCATGTGGTTCGGCGCGCTACTGCGGGCGGGACGTGCATCGCCGAGAAAGAAAACGAGATTCCCGCGGCAAGCACTAGTCGAAGCGCTCATCAAGGGCATGAACGAGGCGCCGCATGTTTCGCGCTCATGCTACTCGTGCCGGCAACACGATCACATGGCGGAATCGAGAAACCACAAGACGAAGGAGAAGAGGCGGGGACGCAGGACATCGGAGATGAGGTCGAGCTACGACATGGAATCGTTGGCGTCGCCGATGGAGAGGTAATGGAACAATGGATAAcgtaatatataataatatatatatatattttttaaaatcatgacttCCTAAATTGTTGCCCGAAAATTCATTTTTATTATAGATATTCatacaaaacatatatatatatatatatatgtatatatatatatatattatttatatctatatatattatttcagagggagagagagagagagagagaaatccaaTTCCCAAACGCGAGCTCGAGAAATCGTCTGCTTGTTGGAGAAATTATCATCCAAATCTCTGGTCGCTTTGCGCATGGATGATTCTTCCGATCAAGAAAAGGGCGTCAATTCCTCGTCGTATCATCAAGAATGGGTT contains:
- the LOC104000161 gene encoding protein DAY-LENGTH-DEPENDENT DELAYED-GREENING 1, chloroplastic isoform X2 yields the protein MPLMSASTSACRGNLVFFLGDARPARSSAPNHMLAFVIQRSRRRRSASRMIGNCKDKGYPKKRSWWQKFFSDGDDESWFGWSAEDVLGVDGVGDDYGEKDGPEDERFEAWKSRAEAIVKLREAQENARNAEGRAWEDWLGGDELAGGGSSSSDQDWGGEAAGPPSEVADDPEEITPEKGLVEAIKDAIAENDEELLFEDRVFRYASTSSAKFVALLILVPWALDFVVHDFVLMPFLDRYVKTVPLAAEMLDVRRQQKLEMIKTLKLERARLRLEVEIGKSPPLSDEDVWVELRHKAIDLRDEWRLENRKAFANIWSDMVYSITLFILIYFNKSKVALLKFTGYKLLNNISDTGKAFLIILITDIFLG